In Plasmodium vivax scf_5439 genomic scaffold, whole genome shotgun sequence, the genomic window AAATTTTTataagtaataatatttatagatgaaataattaatgtaatatgtttgtatattcatatatatataattatttctgtATTTTTACAGTATagatttattcaaaattcgaatttttataaaatctaTAACGAATTTGGCTGGATATGTAAtcatcataattatttgGATAAGGGAGATTCCTGTTACAATGTTTTATCGAATGGTTTGTCAGGTTCTGATGTTGTCACTAAtcttttaaaagaattatacaGTAATTTATACAGGATATATTATACAattgaagataaaaaaaatgattactTTGACGAAAACCGtgatatagtaaaaaaaatggggtgcATCTATTTGAaatattggttatatgatcAAATAACTTCGAAGGGATTTAATGGATTACAAATTATTAATCTATTCGAAGAATTCAATAAACATGTACAAGGTAAAATCCAGGGAATTTCTAAGGATTATTGCAAATTTAATCAATTATC contains:
- a CDS encoding variable surface protein Vir26-like, truncated (encoded by transcript PVX_180275A; 5' truncation due to end of contig.), whose amino-acid sequence is VIIFIDEIINVICLYIHIYIIISVFLQYRFIQNSNFYKIYNEFGWICNHHNYLDKGDSCYNVLSNGLSGSDVVTNLLKELYSNLYRIYYTIEDKKNDYFDENRDIVKKMGCIYLKYWLYDQITSKGFNGLQIINLFEEFNKHVQGKIQGISKDYCKFNQLSLDQIKKIKKVYALNSILHESDKNPETCVNNHCKYMDYFEEALTEFINSIKKCADNPLEKEYCDEFEDFLKICTGG